A stretch of the Gossypium hirsutum isolate 1008001.06 chromosome D07, Gossypium_hirsutum_v2.1, whole genome shotgun sequence genome encodes the following:
- the LOC107954035 gene encoding BTB/POZ domain-containing protein At2g04740 isoform X2, translating to MPSASPHSSELDEIDLDASDFTASVPLKKVPNGDIFEASRAGDVDRLRYLLESGVNVNARDNWDSVALYYACLAGHLDAARMLLENGAICSEHTFDGDRCHYAALNLKVRKLLKAFEARPPPLGPLQGALRDTFLSCEANRGFLDQANESGLHFQVSGFASNGASSSYYFPPDVVFFVQGRPIEAHRVILSSRSPFFRKKFESDWKGRNEVRFSREKLSYPALYSLIHFFYSDRLEVAVDDMEDLVRICKVCKCESLQKFLEEELIHQKYAEYKALRDVDNSQKRYILQGVSLPEEDRLPAALHRILQISQAKSSKEHSLDIGIDRLLPRVGAMQLSDSLDDLADICVRVDKRIFRCHQVVLASRSEYFKTRLSRMKEFHERTDAFSSDTLPYLEEHDLRAEAFEKMIEYMYTDGLTDIDPDQRAVADVLLPHLEMVSPAELCHWLVLSDMYGVLKIREYCLDTIACNFETFADTSEFRAMLLTLPPPSGDSSLRTTVPSAPGAVINTDQANLLDDLREKWLEAEGAELDKRDESALFFDKRLEMLMVVAEQEKSLPSAADGHDHVI from the exons ATGCCCTCAGCTTCACCCCATTCCTCCGAGCTCGACGAGATAGACCTTGACGCCTCTGACTTCACCGCCTCCGTCCCACTCAAGAAGGTTCCAAACGGTGACATCTTCGAAGCTTCACGTGCCGGCGACGTAGACCGTCTCCGTTACCTCCTCGAGTCCGGCGTCAACGTTAACGCCCGGGATAACTGGGATTCTGTTGCCTTGTACTATGCTTGCTTAGCTGGTCACTTGGATGCTGCCCGTATGTTACTGGAGAATGGGGCTATTTGCTCCGAACATACCTTCGATGGGGATAGGTGTCACTATGCTGCCTTGAACTTGAAGGTTAGGAAACTTCTCAAGGCTTTTGAGGCTCGGCCACCGCCTCTTGGCCCGTTACAGGGTGCCCTTAGAGATACTTTCTTGAGCTGTGAGGCTAATCGGGGTTTTCTGGACCAGGCTAATGAGAGTGGGTTGCATTTCCAGGTTTCGG GTTTTGCATCCAATGGGGCATCAAGTTCCTATTATTTCCCACCAGATGTTGTATTTTTTGTGCAAGGCAGACCCATTGAAGCTCATAGAGTTATTTTAAGTTCCCGGTCACCTTTTTTTAGGAAAAAGTTTGAAAGTGACTGGAAAGGTCGCAATGAAGTGCGATTTTCAAGAGAAAAGTTGTCGTATCCTGCTCTCTATAGCCTCATCCACTTCTTTTATTCTGACAGACTAGAGGTTGCTGTAGATGATATGGAAGATCTTGTGAGAATTTGTAAAGTATGCAAATGTGAATCACTACAAAAGTTTCTAGAGGAAGAACTGATTCACCAAAAATATGCTGAATACAAAGCATTGAGAGATGTAGACAACTCTCAAAAACGGTATATTTTACAGGGCGTGTCCCTACCTGAGGAGGACCGGCTTCCTGCTGCATTGCATCGGATCCTTCAAATTTCCCAGGCAAAGTCATCCAAGGAACACAGCCTTGACATTGGTATTGACAGATTACTGCCTCGTGTTGGTGCAATGCAGTTAAGTGACTCTCTGGATGATCTTGCAGATATTTGTGTAAGAGTTGACAAAAGGATTTTCCGTTGTCATCAAGTTGTTTTAGCATCAAGATCAGAATATTTTAAAACAAGATTGTCTCGTATGAAAGAATTTCATGAAAGAACAGATGCATTTTCTAGTGATACCCTTCCATATCTAGAAGAACATGATTTGAGAGCTGAGGCATTTGAGAAAATGATCGAGTATAT GTACACTGATGGTTTGACAGATATAGACCCTGATCAG CGTGCTGTCGCTGATGTCCTGTTGCCACATCTAGAGATGGTCTCACCGGCAGAATTGTGCCATTGGCTTGTATTATCTGACAT GTATGGTGTTTTGAAGATACGTGAGTATTGTCTAGATACCATTGCTTGTAACTTCGAGACATTTGCCGACACAAGTGAGTTCCGAGCAATGCTTTTGACACTGCCACCGCCATCTGGAGATTCGTCACTCCGGACTACAGTTCCAAGTGCCCCAGGTGCTGTAATCAATACAGACCAAGCCAATCTTTTGGATGATCTTcgagaaaaatggcttgaagcAGAAGGTGCTGAGCTTGACAAGAGAGATGAGAGCGCTCTATTTTTTGATAAGCGCTTAGAGATGCTTATGGTTGTTGCAGAACAAGAAAAATCTCTTCCTTCTGCTGCTGATGGCCATGATCATGTTATATAA
- the LOC107954035 gene encoding BTB/POZ domain-containing protein At2g04740 isoform X1 has protein sequence MPSASPHSSELDEIDLDASDFTASVPLKKVPNGDIFEASRAGDVDRLRYLLESGVNVNARDNWDSVALYYACLAGHLDAARMLLENGAICSEHTFDGDRCHYAALNLKVRKLLKAFEARPPPLGPLQGALRDTFLSCEANRGFLDQANESGLHFQVSGFASNGASSSYYFPPDVVFFVQGRPIEAHRVILSSRSPFFRKKFESDWKGRNEVRFSREKLSYPALYSLIHFFYSDRLEVAVDDMEDLVRICKVCKCESLQKFLEEELIHQKYAEYKALRDVDNSQKRYILQGVSLPEEDRLPAALHRILQISQAKSSKEHSLDIGIDRLLPRVGAMQLSDSLDDLADICVRVDKRIFRCHQVVLASRSEYFKTRLSRMKEFHERTDAFSSDTLPYLEEHDLRAEAFEKMIEYMYTDGLTDIDPDQADEMFDAASRYLLFPLKRAVADVLLPHLEMVSPAELCHWLVLSDMYGVLKIREYCLDTIACNFETFADTSEFRAMLLTLPPPSGDSSLRTTVPSAPGAVINTDQANLLDDLREKWLEAEGAELDKRDESALFFDKRLEMLMVVAEQEKSLPSAADGHDHVI, from the exons ATGCCCTCAGCTTCACCCCATTCCTCCGAGCTCGACGAGATAGACCTTGACGCCTCTGACTTCACCGCCTCCGTCCCACTCAAGAAGGTTCCAAACGGTGACATCTTCGAAGCTTCACGTGCCGGCGACGTAGACCGTCTCCGTTACCTCCTCGAGTCCGGCGTCAACGTTAACGCCCGGGATAACTGGGATTCTGTTGCCTTGTACTATGCTTGCTTAGCTGGTCACTTGGATGCTGCCCGTATGTTACTGGAGAATGGGGCTATTTGCTCCGAACATACCTTCGATGGGGATAGGTGTCACTATGCTGCCTTGAACTTGAAGGTTAGGAAACTTCTCAAGGCTTTTGAGGCTCGGCCACCGCCTCTTGGCCCGTTACAGGGTGCCCTTAGAGATACTTTCTTGAGCTGTGAGGCTAATCGGGGTTTTCTGGACCAGGCTAATGAGAGTGGGTTGCATTTCCAGGTTTCGG GTTTTGCATCCAATGGGGCATCAAGTTCCTATTATTTCCCACCAGATGTTGTATTTTTTGTGCAAGGCAGACCCATTGAAGCTCATAGAGTTATTTTAAGTTCCCGGTCACCTTTTTTTAGGAAAAAGTTTGAAAGTGACTGGAAAGGTCGCAATGAAGTGCGATTTTCAAGAGAAAAGTTGTCGTATCCTGCTCTCTATAGCCTCATCCACTTCTTTTATTCTGACAGACTAGAGGTTGCTGTAGATGATATGGAAGATCTTGTGAGAATTTGTAAAGTATGCAAATGTGAATCACTACAAAAGTTTCTAGAGGAAGAACTGATTCACCAAAAATATGCTGAATACAAAGCATTGAGAGATGTAGACAACTCTCAAAAACGGTATATTTTACAGGGCGTGTCCCTACCTGAGGAGGACCGGCTTCCTGCTGCATTGCATCGGATCCTTCAAATTTCCCAGGCAAAGTCATCCAAGGAACACAGCCTTGACATTGGTATTGACAGATTACTGCCTCGTGTTGGTGCAATGCAGTTAAGTGACTCTCTGGATGATCTTGCAGATATTTGTGTAAGAGTTGACAAAAGGATTTTCCGTTGTCATCAAGTTGTTTTAGCATCAAGATCAGAATATTTTAAAACAAGATTGTCTCGTATGAAAGAATTTCATGAAAGAACAGATGCATTTTCTAGTGATACCCTTCCATATCTAGAAGAACATGATTTGAGAGCTGAGGCATTTGAGAAAATGATCGAGTATAT GTACACTGATGGTTTGACAGATATAGACCCTGATCAG GCAGATGAAATGTTTGATGCTGCTTCTCGTTATCTATTATTTCCTTTGAAGCGTGCTGTCGCTGATGTCCTGTTGCCACATCTAGAGATGGTCTCACCGGCAGAATTGTGCCATTGGCTTGTATTATCTGACAT GTATGGTGTTTTGAAGATACGTGAGTATTGTCTAGATACCATTGCTTGTAACTTCGAGACATTTGCCGACACAAGTGAGTTCCGAGCAATGCTTTTGACACTGCCACCGCCATCTGGAGATTCGTCACTCCGGACTACAGTTCCAAGTGCCCCAGGTGCTGTAATCAATACAGACCAAGCCAATCTTTTGGATGATCTTcgagaaaaatggcttgaagcAGAAGGTGCTGAGCTTGACAAGAGAGATGAGAGCGCTCTATTTTTTGATAAGCGCTTAGAGATGCTTATGGTTGTTGCAGAACAAGAAAAATCTCTTCCTTCTGCTGCTGATGGCCATGATCATGTTATATAA